The proteins below are encoded in one region of Paenarthrobacter ilicis:
- a CDS encoding HAD-IC family P-type ATPase, with protein sequence MPEQRNHTGADIQPEAAVGQGLTTADVAERVAAGKTNVFVQDTSRSVWSIVRANVLTLFNGIILACFIVLFAIGRWQDALFGFSAIANAVIGSVQEYRAKRALDRLALLNAPHARVLRDGAETDIALDDVVLDDVLVLRAGDQVPADGVVLASRGLQVDESMLTGESDAVEKAEDDRVLSGSVVVAGEGSALVDKVGADSFANSLAAEAKRFSLVASELRSSIDRVLKWVTWFVGPVALLVLNAQMMAQGGWSEAVSSGSWRDAATATIASVVAMVPLGLVLMTSITFAVGAVKLARQQVLVQELPAVEGLARVDIICLDKTGTLTQGDIVFDAAHPLTTRSGWESVLAWYGIQNDANATARSLAGHFHDQPLAPPTDRVPFNSARKWSAVMFDDGMWILGGPEMVFPAQSSHTAQHSNPARLELAAKAAELAATGRRTLVLAHGTPTHDETVPTDAAPVALLTFKENIRPDASETLSYFAAQDVDVRIISGDNPQTVAAIAREVGLDAPHGFDARELPEDDQQFLDAINNNVVFGRVTPDQKKRIVVALKSAGHTVAMTGDGVNDALAIKEADIGVAMNSGAAATKAVARLVLLDGKFSHLPSVVAEGRQVIANIERVSMLFLTKTAYATFLAIAFGILLLPFPFLPRQLSVTDGLTIGIPAFFLALLPNAQRYIPGFLRRSLTFAVPAGVSVTLGLAAYARLAANLQIPEAEIRTGSTLILAIIGIWILVVLSRPVTRFKGMVIGAMMIGLVLVYSVPVARNFLQFTDPTLPTALLILATSGACIGLVEVVRFVHRRVAYRDAQEVLHHRSK encoded by the coding sequence GTGCCGGAGCAGAGGAACCACACGGGGGCGGACATCCAGCCAGAGGCGGCCGTCGGGCAGGGGCTGACCACCGCAGACGTTGCCGAACGGGTTGCCGCCGGTAAGACCAACGTGTTTGTCCAGGACACCAGCCGCAGCGTATGGAGCATTGTCCGCGCCAACGTGCTCACGCTGTTCAACGGAATCATCCTGGCCTGTTTCATTGTCCTCTTCGCGATCGGCCGCTGGCAGGACGCCCTGTTTGGTTTCAGCGCTATTGCCAACGCAGTGATTGGCAGCGTCCAGGAATACCGGGCCAAACGTGCTTTGGACCGCCTGGCCCTCCTCAACGCACCGCATGCCAGGGTGTTGCGGGATGGGGCGGAAACGGACATAGCACTGGACGATGTGGTGCTGGACGACGTCCTGGTCCTCCGGGCCGGGGACCAGGTGCCGGCCGACGGGGTCGTGCTGGCCTCGAGGGGCCTTCAAGTGGACGAGTCCATGCTCACCGGTGAGTCCGACGCCGTGGAAAAGGCGGAGGATGACCGTGTGCTGTCCGGCTCGGTGGTGGTTGCCGGCGAAGGAAGCGCCCTGGTGGACAAGGTGGGTGCGGATTCTTTTGCCAACTCCCTGGCCGCGGAAGCCAAACGCTTCTCCTTGGTTGCTTCAGAGCTGCGCTCCTCCATTGACCGGGTACTGAAGTGGGTCACCTGGTTTGTGGGTCCAGTGGCGTTGTTGGTTTTGAACGCGCAGATGATGGCCCAAGGCGGCTGGTCGGAGGCCGTGTCGAGTGGCTCGTGGAGGGATGCTGCCACCGCCACTATCGCGTCCGTCGTCGCCATGGTCCCCCTGGGACTAGTTCTCATGACCAGCATTACCTTCGCCGTGGGAGCCGTGAAGCTGGCCCGTCAGCAGGTGCTGGTGCAGGAGCTGCCCGCGGTGGAAGGCCTGGCGCGGGTGGACATCATCTGCCTGGACAAGACCGGGACACTCACCCAGGGCGACATCGTTTTTGATGCGGCACATCCCTTGACCACACGGTCCGGGTGGGAATCGGTGCTGGCGTGGTACGGCATCCAGAACGATGCGAATGCCACGGCCCGCAGCCTGGCGGGCCACTTCCACGATCAACCGCTGGCGCCGCCCACGGACCGGGTTCCCTTCAACTCCGCTCGCAAGTGGAGCGCTGTGATGTTCGACGACGGGATGTGGATTCTGGGAGGCCCCGAGATGGTGTTCCCTGCGCAAAGTTCCCACACAGCGCAGCATTCCAACCCCGCCCGGCTGGAACTGGCCGCCAAAGCCGCGGAATTGGCAGCAACCGGCCGGCGTACGTTGGTTCTGGCCCACGGCACGCCCACCCATGATGAAACCGTCCCCACGGACGCAGCACCCGTGGCACTCCTGACTTTCAAGGAGAACATCCGTCCCGATGCATCGGAAACCCTCTCCTATTTCGCGGCACAGGATGTCGATGTCCGGATCATTTCCGGCGACAACCCCCAGACCGTGGCCGCGATCGCCCGTGAAGTCGGCCTGGACGCGCCCCACGGCTTCGATGCACGCGAGCTGCCGGAAGATGACCAGCAATTCCTGGATGCCATCAACAACAACGTGGTTTTTGGCCGGGTGACTCCTGACCAGAAGAAGCGGATCGTGGTGGCCTTGAAGTCAGCCGGCCACACCGTAGCCATGACCGGAGACGGTGTGAACGACGCCTTGGCCATCAAGGAAGCCGACATCGGCGTGGCCATGAATTCCGGGGCGGCCGCCACCAAGGCGGTGGCACGGCTGGTGCTTCTGGACGGAAAGTTCTCCCATCTGCCCAGCGTGGTGGCGGAGGGTCGCCAGGTCATCGCCAACATTGAGCGCGTTTCCATGCTGTTCCTCACCAAGACCGCCTATGCCACGTTCCTGGCCATCGCGTTCGGGATCCTGCTTCTTCCCTTTCCGTTTCTTCCCCGGCAACTGTCCGTCACTGATGGCCTGACCATCGGCATCCCGGCGTTCTTCCTGGCCTTGCTGCCCAACGCGCAGCGCTATATTCCGGGTTTCCTCCGTCGGTCACTCACCTTCGCCGTTCCAGCAGGTGTTTCCGTGACGCTGGGCCTCGCTGCCTACGCCCGCCTGGCAGCGAACCTGCAGATTCCCGAAGCTGAGATACGGACGGGCTCCACGCTGATCCTGGCCATCATCGGCATTTGGATCCTGGTGGTGCTCTCGCGTCCGGTCACGCGTTTCAAGGGGATGGTGATCGGGGCCATGATGATCGGGCTGGTTCTGGTGTACTCGGTTCCTGTTGCCCGGAACTTCCTGCAATTCACCGATCCGACGCTCCCCACAGCACTGCTGATCCTGGCCACGTCAGGGGCCTGCATAGGGCTGGTGGAGGTGGTGCGCTTTGTCCACCGGCGCGTCGCTTACAGGGACGCCCAAGAAGTGCTTCATCACCGCTCGAAGTAG
- a CDS encoding pyridoxal phosphate-dependent aminotransferase, which translates to MRQMQHSSKLQNVRYELRGPILQAAKAMEAEGHRILKMNLGDTAPFGLEAPESVVVDMIHHLRGAQGYSDSKGIFSARTAISQYYQTRGLMNIGVEDVFIGNGVSELISMTLQAFMENGDEILIPAPDYPLWTATVTLTGGKAVHYLCDEDENWWPNMADVEAKITPRTRGIVIINPNNPTGAVYPRHILEQFADLARKHDLVLFSDEIYEKIRYIDAPHIHTASIADDICVLTFSGLSKAYRMPGYRAGWVAVTGPLTATAAYRESLELLASLRLCSNVPAQHAIQTCLGGYQSIEALISPGGRLREQRDLAWKLLTQIPGVTCVPAAGAMYLFPRLDPELYPIASDEKFVLQLLQEQKILVSHGTAFNWPTPDHFRFVILPAERDIEEAVRRISHFLAAYRNRPAN; encoded by the coding sequence ATGCGTCAGATGCAGCACTCCAGCAAACTCCAGAATGTCCGGTACGAACTCCGGGGGCCAATCCTTCAAGCGGCCAAGGCCATGGAGGCCGAAGGCCACCGGATCCTGAAGATGAACCTCGGTGATACCGCCCCGTTCGGCCTGGAGGCGCCGGAGTCAGTGGTGGTGGACATGATCCACCACCTTCGTGGAGCCCAGGGCTACAGCGATTCAAAAGGCATCTTTTCAGCCCGCACCGCCATCTCGCAGTACTACCAGACCCGTGGGCTGATGAATATTGGCGTTGAGGACGTTTTCATCGGGAACGGCGTCAGCGAACTCATCTCCATGACCCTGCAGGCGTTCATGGAGAACGGCGACGAAATCCTCATCCCCGCCCCGGACTACCCGTTGTGGACTGCCACGGTAACGCTCACTGGCGGCAAGGCCGTGCATTATCTCTGCGATGAGGACGAGAACTGGTGGCCGAACATGGCCGACGTCGAAGCCAAAATCACCCCGCGCACACGGGGAATCGTGATCATCAACCCCAACAACCCCACGGGCGCCGTGTACCCGCGGCACATCCTGGAGCAGTTCGCAGACCTGGCGCGCAAGCATGACCTGGTGCTCTTCTCTGACGAGATCTACGAGAAGATCCGGTACATCGACGCACCACACATCCACACAGCGTCCATTGCCGATGACATCTGTGTCCTGACCTTCAGCGGGCTGTCCAAGGCCTACCGCATGCCGGGCTACCGTGCGGGCTGGGTGGCCGTGACCGGTCCCCTCACCGCTACCGCTGCGTACAGGGAATCCCTGGAATTGCTGGCATCCCTGCGCCTGTGCTCCAACGTTCCTGCGCAGCACGCCATTCAAACGTGCCTGGGCGGGTACCAAAGCATAGAGGCCCTCATCAGTCCGGGCGGTCGCCTGCGGGAACAGCGCGACCTCGCCTGGAAATTGCTGACCCAAATCCCCGGGGTGACCTGCGTCCCCGCCGCCGGCGCCATGTACCTGTTCCCCCGGCTGGACCCGGAGCTCTACCCCATCGCCTCGGATGAGAAGTTCGTACTGCAATTGCTGCAGGAACAGAAAATCCTGGTCTCCCACGGCACGGCCTTCAACTGGCCCACCCCGGACCACTTCCGCTTTGTCATCCTGCCTGCGGAGCGGGACATTGAAGAAGCGGTCCGCCGGATTTCACACTTCCTGGCGGCCTACCGGAACCGGCCGGCCAACTAA
- a CDS encoding alkaline phosphatase D family protein: protein MEKISRRSLISAGLGAGIVAGVAALPQTAVAVSTADDAGLRTDPFTLGIASGEPWPDGFVIWTRLAMNPVAGDGLGSMPSRNVAVAWEVAEDPAMRRVVARGVEHARIESAHSVHVELKGLRPGREYFYRFRTGRHLSEVGRTLTAPAPGETPTALAMAFASCAQYEHGYFTAYKRLAEDHPDLVLHLGDYLYEYKKDSYVIGGGNPRDHEGPETVSLAGYRQRHAQYKADADLQAAHAIAPWLVVWDDHEVDNNWADDIPENSDAGQLNDTTEHFRQRRAAAFQAYYENMPLRPSSVPAGFDMKIYRTIQWGQLANFHMMDTRQYRDDQLAGDGWRKNVAERLDENRTITGAEQEKWLLDGFRNSTQRWDILGQQVFFAERDRDKAPDIDDVSMDGWDGYAASRRRITQGWVDAKVRNAVVLTGDVHRHWATDLKVDYKDPASPVVGSELVCSSITSTGDGNGSTTDPTMAWNPHLKFYNDNRGYVNTRITKDAMAADFRVLDYVTTPGAPASTRKSFTIKDGVPGLA, encoded by the coding sequence ATGGAAAAAATCTCCCGCAGATCCCTCATCTCAGCCGGCCTCGGTGCTGGAATCGTCGCCGGCGTGGCCGCCCTGCCGCAGACCGCCGTCGCGGTTTCAACAGCGGACGACGCCGGTCTCCGCACCGATCCGTTTACGCTGGGCATCGCGTCGGGCGAACCATGGCCGGACGGCTTTGTCATCTGGACCAGGCTGGCGATGAACCCCGTGGCCGGGGACGGCCTGGGGAGCATGCCGTCCCGCAACGTTGCCGTCGCGTGGGAAGTTGCCGAAGACCCGGCCATGCGCAGGGTAGTAGCCCGCGGCGTCGAACATGCCAGGATCGAAAGCGCCCACTCCGTGCACGTCGAGCTGAAGGGCCTGCGGCCGGGCCGCGAATACTTCTACCGTTTCCGCACCGGACGCCACCTCAGCGAGGTCGGCCGCACGCTGACGGCCCCGGCACCAGGCGAAACTCCCACCGCGTTGGCCATGGCGTTCGCCAGCTGCGCCCAGTACGAGCACGGCTACTTCACTGCTTACAAGCGGCTGGCAGAGGACCACCCGGACCTGGTGCTGCACCTCGGCGACTACCTCTACGAGTACAAAAAGGACAGCTACGTGATCGGCGGCGGCAACCCCCGTGATCATGAGGGCCCGGAGACAGTCAGTCTCGCGGGTTACCGCCAGCGGCACGCCCAATACAAGGCCGACGCCGATCTGCAGGCTGCGCACGCAATCGCGCCCTGGCTGGTGGTGTGGGATGACCACGAGGTGGACAACAACTGGGCAGACGACATTCCGGAGAACAGCGATGCGGGCCAGCTGAACGACACCACTGAGCACTTCCGGCAGCGCCGCGCAGCAGCGTTCCAGGCGTACTACGAGAACATGCCACTGCGCCCGTCATCGGTCCCGGCAGGCTTCGACATGAAGATTTACCGCACCATCCAGTGGGGCCAGCTGGCAAACTTCCACATGATGGACACCCGCCAGTACCGGGACGATCAGCTCGCCGGCGACGGCTGGCGGAAGAACGTCGCCGAACGCTTGGACGAGAACCGCACCATCACCGGCGCCGAGCAGGAAAAGTGGTTGCTGGACGGTTTCCGGAACTCCACGCAGCGCTGGGACATCCTGGGCCAGCAGGTCTTCTTCGCCGAGCGGGACCGTGACAAGGCACCGGACATCGACGACGTCTCCATGGATGGCTGGGACGGTTACGCCGCGTCCCGCCGCCGCATCACCCAGGGGTGGGTGGACGCCAAGGTGCGCAACGCCGTCGTGCTGACCGGCGACGTACACCGCCACTGGGCCACCGACCTCAAAGTGGACTACAAGGACCCGGCGTCACCAGTGGTTGGGTCGGAACTGGTGTGCTCGTCGATCACCTCCACCGGAGATGGAAACGGCTCCACTACAGATCCCACCATGGCGTGGAACCCGCACCTGAAGTTCTACAACGACAACCGCGGCTACGTGAACACGCGCATCACCAAGGACGCCATGGCCGCGGACTTCCGCGTGCTGGACTACGTCACCACTCCGGGCGCTCCGGCCAGCACCAGGAAGTCGTTCACCATCAAGGACGGTGTACCGGGCCTCGCCTGA
- a CDS encoding carboxymuconolactone decarboxylase family protein: MTRINIGRTNKLGYAAVIGLEGYARKSVDPDLYELIKLRASILNGCGFCVDMHATEGRKSGIPERKLHAVAAWQHSKVFFDAREQAVLALTDAVTQLGPDTVTDQIWNNAATHFDDSQMGGLIMAISTINVWNRIAISTQMEPPVDEKNPVI; the protein is encoded by the coding sequence ATGACCCGCATCAACATCGGCCGTACCAACAAGCTTGGCTACGCCGCCGTCATTGGCCTTGAAGGCTACGCCCGCAAGTCCGTGGATCCGGACCTGTACGAGCTCATCAAGCTCCGCGCTTCCATCCTCAACGGCTGCGGATTCTGCGTGGACATGCACGCCACCGAAGGCCGCAAAAGCGGAATCCCGGAAAGGAAGCTGCATGCAGTGGCAGCGTGGCAACACTCCAAGGTGTTCTTCGATGCCCGCGAACAAGCTGTCCTGGCTCTGACAGATGCCGTGACCCAGCTGGGCCCTGACACCGTCACCGACCAGATCTGGAACAACGCCGCCACCCATTTTGACGACTCCCAGATGGGCGGACTCATCATGGCCATCTCCACCATCAACGTGTGGAACCGCATTGCCATCAGCACACAGATGGAACCACCCGTGGATGAGAAGAACCCGGTCATCTGA
- a CDS encoding GMC family oxidoreductase: MADNTSHHSDYVVVGAGSAGSVIVRRLLDAGHTVHVLEAGSVDSDPNIHNPQGWPNLLTGANDWAVMTTPQKHANNRSLFWPRGRVLGGSSSLNGMIYIRGHRTDYDAWAAQGAEGWSWDEVLPLFKKSEDHADGASEFHGKGGPLHVERIMERHPAAQAFVDAAVSLGHTETDDFNGIQMTGVGFNHTTTKDGRRASAWQSFVAPVLDHPGLKVTTDALVTRVTLDGGRATGVEYQLDGELLQAEAGAEVIISAGAIGSPKILMLSGIGPSAHLRDVGIDTVVDLPGVGENLHDHLLAGNIYEASAPLVAGRHNLLESQLYAHSSQTEEEAPDLQPLFLHLPYPTDGGPAPEHGYTIAPGIVRPRSRGTLRLASADPVAAPLVDPNILAEEYDVEALVDAIILCREIGAQDAFAPFRRGEFTPSSAPASRDDVRAFARQAAGTYHHQVGTCKMGVDDLSVVDPQLRVRGVAGLRVADASIIPAVPSGNTNAPAIMIGEKAAGLMLGD; encoded by the coding sequence ATGGCTGACAACACATCTCATCATTCCGACTACGTGGTGGTCGGCGCAGGCTCCGCAGGCAGCGTCATAGTCCGCCGCTTGCTCGACGCCGGCCATACGGTCCACGTCCTTGAAGCCGGTTCGGTGGACTCCGATCCCAATATCCACAACCCCCAGGGCTGGCCGAATCTCCTGACCGGGGCCAACGACTGGGCTGTCATGACCACGCCGCAGAAGCACGCGAACAACCGCAGCCTGTTCTGGCCCCGGGGCAGGGTCCTTGGCGGCAGCAGCTCCCTCAACGGAATGATCTACATCCGCGGGCACCGGACCGACTACGATGCCTGGGCCGCCCAGGGTGCAGAGGGCTGGTCCTGGGATGAGGTCCTGCCGCTGTTCAAGAAATCCGAGGACCACGCCGATGGTGCCAGTGAGTTCCACGGAAAAGGAGGCCCCCTCCACGTTGAGCGCATCATGGAGAGGCACCCGGCTGCCCAGGCCTTCGTGGACGCTGCTGTCTCCCTCGGCCACACGGAAACCGATGATTTCAACGGCATCCAGATGACCGGCGTCGGCTTCAACCACACCACCACCAAGGACGGCAGGCGTGCCAGCGCCTGGCAGAGCTTTGTTGCGCCGGTGCTTGACCACCCGGGCCTCAAGGTCACCACGGATGCGCTGGTCACCAGGGTGACGCTCGACGGCGGACGGGCAACCGGCGTCGAATACCAGCTCGATGGTGAGCTGCTTCAGGCGGAAGCCGGCGCGGAAGTCATCATCAGTGCCGGCGCCATTGGTTCCCCGAAGATCCTGATGCTGTCCGGCATTGGACCATCCGCCCATCTCCGTGACGTGGGCATTGATACCGTGGTGGACCTGCCGGGCGTCGGTGAAAACCTTCACGACCACCTGCTTGCGGGCAACATTTACGAGGCATCCGCACCGCTGGTGGCGGGCCGCCATAATTTGTTGGAAAGCCAGCTGTACGCGCACAGCAGCCAAACGGAAGAAGAAGCCCCGGACCTGCAGCCCTTGTTCCTGCACCTGCCGTATCCCACCGACGGTGGCCCGGCACCGGAGCATGGGTACACCATTGCACCGGGAATTGTCCGGCCGCGCTCCCGCGGCACGTTACGGCTGGCATCGGCGGACCCCGTGGCAGCACCCTTGGTGGACCCGAACATCCTGGCCGAGGAATACGACGTTGAGGCCTTGGTGGACGCCATCATTCTCTGCCGCGAGATAGGCGCCCAGGATGCCTTTGCACCCTTCCGCAGAGGTGAGTTCACGCCGTCGTCGGCTCCTGCATCCCGCGACGACGTCCGGGCCTTTGCCCGTCAAGCTGCCGGCACTTACCATCACCAGGTTGGCACCTGCAAGATGGGTGTGGACGATTTGTCCGTTGTGGATCCGCAGCTCAGGGTCCGGGGTGTTGCGGGCCTCCGGGTGGCCGATGCCTCCATCATCCCGGCTGTCCCCAGCGGCAACACCAACGCCCCTGCGATCATGATCGGCGAAAAGGCTGCCGGGCTGATGCTGGGCGACTAA
- a CDS encoding sigma-70 family RNA polymerase sigma factor, which produces MTLAVSATAAWQGERNRLLGIAYRMLGDFGHAEDVVSEVAIDAVRQERNTSAGRVESWPAWLTTVCVRRSIDRVRQLAAVREEYTGPWLPEPVDTSLLPEDAVANRELLSLTLLHLAEQLAPEARAALVLHRAFGLPAPEIAEILEKTPAAVRQMISRAERRLDIDPNAPAPRAKDRAVLEKLVHAIEQGEIDTVVSLLHRDAVLWADGGGKVKSAVNPLFGAERIARFFTGILGKAIAADPEEPVRAWVVAINSGSALVLKHHGRSDVIEIYVAPDGSIRGLRQLSNPDKLTRVSLSAGAK; this is translated from the coding sequence ATGACTCTTGCGGTGTCAGCCACGGCGGCGTGGCAGGGCGAACGGAACCGTCTCCTGGGGATCGCCTACAGAATGCTGGGCGACTTCGGGCATGCCGAGGACGTCGTTTCTGAGGTAGCGATTGACGCTGTCCGGCAGGAACGGAACACCTCCGCGGGCCGGGTGGAATCCTGGCCGGCGTGGCTGACCACTGTGTGCGTACGGCGCTCCATCGACCGCGTGCGCCAGCTCGCTGCCGTCCGGGAGGAGTACACCGGGCCGTGGCTGCCCGAACCGGTTGACACTTCCCTGCTCCCCGAAGACGCCGTAGCCAACCGCGAGCTGTTGTCACTGACCCTGCTCCATTTGGCGGAACAACTGGCACCGGAGGCACGGGCTGCGCTGGTCCTGCACCGCGCTTTCGGCCTGCCGGCTCCGGAAATCGCGGAGATCCTGGAGAAGACGCCAGCCGCCGTTCGCCAGATGATCTCCCGTGCCGAACGACGCCTGGACATCGATCCCAACGCTCCCGCTCCACGGGCCAAAGACCGCGCGGTCCTGGAGAAGCTCGTGCACGCGATCGAACAGGGAGAGATTGACACCGTAGTGTCCTTGCTCCACCGCGATGCCGTCCTCTGGGCTGATGGCGGCGGCAAGGTCAAGAGCGCCGTGAACCCCCTGTTTGGGGCGGAGAGGATCGCGCGCTTTTTTACGGGCATCCTGGGAAAAGCCATCGCCGCCGATCCCGAGGAACCGGTCCGGGCCTGGGTTGTGGCGATCAACAGCGGATCAGCCTTGGTCCTCAAACATCACGGCCGCTCGGACGTCATTGAAATATACGTGGCCCCGGACGGGTCCATCCGGGGCCTGCGGCAACTCTCCAATCCGGACAAGCTGACGCGCGTTTCCTTGTCTGCGGGCGCGAAATAG
- a CDS encoding helix-turn-helix domain-containing protein: protein MTGAIARQPREEFTTTSLARTERFDAWNQAVNQAFVPLSVVAKDPEGFGGGLINQSVGPVFLSAVSGTASHVRRGHRQIQANDPGLVKLGLQLRGYSVVAQDGREAALTPGDFAIYDTTRPYDLYFDDAFRMMVVMFPPEALHLNRKSIAGLTASRISGRQGLGSLTSALLGAIAKQLHEDTVTDAATVSDALLNLISAVFAERVPPSSPLSPERLALMERVEAFVGARLGDPELTVNQIAAAHNVSVRYLQKLFEERDDTVSAWLRRQRLEKCRSDLVDPRLQTRPVSVVGMHWGFTDASSFSRAFKTAFGYSPSEYRYSYRPA, encoded by the coding sequence GTGACCGGTGCCATTGCCAGGCAGCCCCGGGAAGAGTTCACCACCACTTCCTTGGCCAGGACCGAGCGCTTTGACGCGTGGAACCAAGCCGTCAACCAGGCCTTCGTTCCACTGTCCGTGGTTGCCAAGGATCCGGAGGGCTTTGGGGGCGGGCTGATCAACCAATCGGTGGGACCGGTGTTCCTCAGTGCCGTTTCAGGGACAGCAAGCCACGTAAGGCGCGGCCACCGCCAGATCCAAGCCAACGATCCCGGGCTGGTGAAGTTGGGGCTTCAGCTGCGCGGCTACTCCGTGGTGGCGCAGGATGGCAGGGAAGCGGCGCTGACTCCCGGCGACTTCGCCATCTACGACACCACCCGGCCCTACGATCTTTACTTCGATGACGCGTTCCGGATGATGGTGGTGATGTTCCCGCCCGAAGCACTCCACCTGAACCGCAAGAGCATCGCCGGCCTCACGGCGTCCAGGATTTCCGGGCGGCAAGGACTGGGCTCGCTGACCTCCGCGTTACTGGGTGCCATCGCCAAACAGCTCCACGAGGACACGGTGACCGACGCAGCCACGGTGTCGGACGCCCTGTTGAACCTGATCTCGGCAGTTTTCGCCGAGCGGGTCCCGCCGTCGTCGCCCCTTTCCCCGGAGCGGCTGGCACTCATGGAGAGGGTGGAGGCATTTGTCGGGGCGCGGTTGGGTGACCCCGAACTCACGGTCAACCAGATCGCCGCCGCCCACAATGTTTCGGTGCGCTATCTCCAGAAGCTCTTCGAAGAACGGGACGATACCGTGAGTGCCTGGCTTCGCCGGCAACGCTTGGAGAAGTGCCGTTCCGATCTGGTGGATCCCCGCCTCCAGACGCGGCCCGTGTCCGTAGTTGGAATGCACTGGGGTTTCACGGATGCTTCCAGTTTTTCCCGGGCCTTCAAAACCGCGTTCGGCTATTCCCCTTCCGAATACCGGTACTCGTACAGACCCGCCTAA
- a CDS encoding zinc-dependent alcohol dehydrogenase family protein, which produces MRAIVFDEVRTQPDVREVAIPQAPHGGVVVKVLATGMCRSDWHAWAGHDDIAMPHVPGHELAGVIASVGEGVELWKEGDRVTVPFVCGCGKCEWCLAGEAQVCPDQQQPGFTHWGSFAEYVALHAADSNLVAIPDSVEYSTAASLGCRFATAYRALAARANVRAGEWVTVVGAGGVGLSAVMIAKAMGARVVAVDRNPEALEVASRLGAEHTVLADGSDIPEAIHALTGGGAHVAVDAVGSEQTCSDAILSLRRRGRHVQIGLLPSINGNPQVPMARVIGWELDLLGSHGMAAVDYPGMMALIEAGSLQPQLLIERTIGLEEAATLLPGFDTARVAGMTMIDPAL; this is translated from the coding sequence GTGCGAGCAATAGTGTTTGATGAGGTCCGGACCCAGCCCGACGTCAGGGAGGTCGCCATACCGCAAGCCCCCCACGGCGGAGTGGTGGTGAAAGTGCTGGCAACAGGCATGTGCCGTAGCGACTGGCATGCCTGGGCCGGCCACGATGACATCGCCATGCCTCACGTTCCTGGCCACGAGCTTGCGGGCGTCATCGCCTCGGTAGGCGAGGGCGTGGAACTCTGGAAAGAGGGCGATCGTGTGACGGTCCCGTTCGTTTGTGGTTGCGGGAAATGCGAGTGGTGCCTCGCCGGTGAAGCGCAGGTGTGCCCCGACCAGCAGCAACCAGGCTTCACCCACTGGGGTTCCTTTGCCGAGTACGTGGCCCTCCACGCAGCGGACAGCAACCTGGTTGCCATCCCTGACAGCGTTGAATATTCGACGGCGGCAAGCCTGGGCTGCCGCTTCGCCACCGCGTACCGTGCGCTTGCTGCCCGGGCCAATGTCCGCGCCGGCGAGTGGGTCACCGTGGTGGGAGCGGGCGGCGTGGGGCTGAGCGCCGTGATGATTGCCAAGGCCATGGGAGCCCGTGTGGTGGCCGTGGACCGCAACCCTGAAGCCCTTGAGGTGGCGTCCCGTCTGGGTGCTGAGCACACGGTTCTTGCCGATGGCTCTGACATCCCGGAAGCCATTCACGCACTGACCGGGGGAGGCGCGCACGTGGCCGTTGATGCCGTGGGAAGCGAACAGACCTGCTCCGACGCCATCCTGAGCCTCCGCAGAAGGGGCCGGCACGTCCAGATTGGCCTGCTTCCCTCGATCAACGGCAACCCCCAGGTGCCCATGGCCCGCGTTATCGGCTGGGAACTGGATCTCCTGGGCAGCCACGGCATGGCCGCTGTGGACTACCCGGGCATGATGGCGCTGATAGAAGCCGGTTCATTGCAGCCCCAGTTGCTGATTGAGCGAACCATTGGCTTGGAAGAAGCCGCCACGCTGTTGCCCGGGTTCGATACGGCAAGAGTGGCGGGTATGACCATGATCGATCCGGCGCTCTAA